One Notolabrus celidotus isolate fNotCel1 chromosome 18, fNotCel1.pri, whole genome shotgun sequence DNA window includes the following coding sequences:
- the tbata gene encoding protein TBATA: MSITQSLDFRGTTGERIHGQTHHASVNTEFTKRLTTSSARFGALSHHSFFSRHNPHPHRVRHIQGLNGRPVCMVRDDWYVSSSLFPHPLLKSQVFRKAADQSVVSPLAKNLYGISSNKNKSALFSEAWKDELKDFAAKVTLCSQAQKEKKEDQPEEEVIRRTTQYSAETGRIIPPSSKAYQRRSYSQRQMYPQPLHDQELMVFELLCQILQTDSLSTVQQWLLLAGQREKDLVMGMLKRALDGVDLSGHQQQLYGPSFESWRPPQRTSPHKVNQAFNIDKPERIGDAEVLEVHTEAFNHPQEEPLGHKDSV, encoded by the exons ATGTCCATAACACAGAGTCTGGACTTCCGGGGGACGACAGGAGAGAGGATTCATGGTCAAACTCATCATGCGTCAGTCAACACTGAGTTTACTAAGAGACTGACGACAAGCAGCGCACGCTTCGGTGCCTTGAGTCATCACTCTTTCTTCTCCAGACACAACCCTCATCCACACAGGGTGAGGCACATTCAAG GACTCAATGGTCGTCCCGTTTGCATGGTGCGAGATGACTGGTACGTCAGCTCATCGTTATTTCCCCATCCACTCCTTAAGAGTCAGGTCTTCAGAAAAGCAGCTGATCAATCTGTGGTTTCCCCGCTGGCGAAGAATCTTTATGGAATcagtagtaataaaaacaaatcag CACTTTTTTCAGAAGCATGGAAAGATGAACTTAAAGACTTCGCAGCAAAAGTTACTTTGTGCTCTCAGGcacaaaaggagaaaaaagag GACCAACCAGAGGAAGAAGTAATCCGTCGAACGACCCAATATTCAGCTGAAACAGGGAGAATCATCCCACCATCTTCCAAGGCTTACCAGCGTCGATCTTATTCCCAGCGCCAGATGTATCCTCAGCCCCTCCATGATCAAGAGCTCATG GTGTTTGAGCTGCTTTGTCAGATCTTGCAGACAGATTCTCTGTCCACAGTCCAACAGTGGCTCCTGCTCGCTGGCCAAAGAG AGAAAGACCTGGTGATGGGGATGCTCAAACGGGCTCTGGATGGGGTCGACCTCTCAggtcatcagcagcagctttacGGGCCATCATTTGAGTCATGGAGACCACCACAGAGAACCAG CCCACACAAAGTGAATCAAGCTTTCAACATTGACAAACCAG AGAGGATTGGAGACGCTGAGGTCCTCGAAGTCCACACCGAGGCTTTCAATCATCCTCAAGAGGAACCACTTGGGCACAAAGATAGTGTGTAG
- the star2 gene encoding steroidogenic acute regulatory protein, mitochondrial, translated as MLPAVVKLCCGISYPHLRSMAGLQRTAVAVIGQEITHLQTWRQMQHHIGMHAGIKYIEPKHEDMKPVHATEDQLFFIEQGQEAMRKAVSMLEDKEGWRVEIAESNGDVICSKLMPGARRVFRLEAVLDGSVEELYNLLFVRVEEMHMWNPSIQQIKILKQVGPGTMVTHEVSAETAGNLIGQRDFLSVRHSCKQESRVCLGGAAIQLKSFPPQSGFVRAEDGPTCIVIQALDSDRRKSRFTWLLNMDVKGWLPTSIVNQALPRAQLDFTEHLRRRLAASATLG; from the exons ATGCTGCCTGCGGTTGTGAAGCTCTGCTGTGGAATCTCCTATCCCCACCTGAGGAGTATGGCAG GACTTCAACGCACAGCTGTGGCAGTGATAGGCCAGGAGATCACACACCTGCAGACCTGGAGACAGATGCAACATCACATAGGAATGCATGCAGGAATAAAATATATAG AACCCAAACATGAAGATATGAAGCCTGTGCATGCCACCgaagatcagctgttctttaTAGAACAAGGCCAAGAAGCGATGAGGAAGGCTGTCAGCATGTTGGAGGACAAAGAAGGATGGAGGGTGGAGATTGCAGAG AGTAACGGAGATGTTATCTGTAGCAAATTGATGCCGGGAGCCAGGAGGGTCTTTAGGCTGGAGGCGGTCCTAGACGGAAGTGTAGAAGAACTCTACAACCTCTTGTTTGTGAGGGTGGAGGAGATGCACATGTGGAACCCAAGcatacaacaaatcaaa ATTCTGAAGCAGGTTGGACCCGGAACGATGGTCACACACGAGGTCTCAGCCGAGACGGCAGGAAATTTGATCGGCCAGAGGGACTTCTTGAGCGTCAGGCACAGCTGCAAACAAGAATCCAGAGTTTGTCTCGGAGGAGCTGCTATTCAGCTGAAATCCTTCCCACCCCAGTCAGGCTTTGTCAG AGCTGAGGATGGACCAACCTGCATCGTCATTCAGGCTCTGGACAGCGACAGAAGAAAAAGCCGCTTCACATGGCTCCTCAACATGGACGTaaag GGCTGGCTGCCGACATCCATTGTCAATCAGGCTCTGCCCCGGGCACAGCTTGATTTCACCGAACACCTCCGCAGACGTCTGGCAGCGAGCGCCACACTGGGTTGA